The segment AATGACAGGTTCAGAACAGTATTTTGTCAATGTTTGCTTTCACTTTTATATGATTATGCATGAGTCAATAATCCAAATATGGTGAAGACAATAATGGAGTGATGAAAGATTCctattttctaaattattattattatttttattataattattattattattattattagtagtagtagtagtattttcaatttaatttaaatttaaatgataattttatgGATTTGGGTTACAAGTCatggttttaaatttaaaatgaagtaCTACCATGTTGACAAAATGCTGGAAATAATACACATAGCTACTTATACGTGACTCATTTTCCATACCTGTAAAGTAGAAGCTGCTGAGTCACTGGTCTCAGTCAGTCCTGTCCCTCTTGGCAAACTGGACACGATGTATCTGGAGCCCTTTGGCACAGGCTGTCTAACCACCAACTTTCCTTTCCTGGTCTCTGCTAGGAACAGACTGTACCAGTAGGCATCGTTGGAGACCAGAGTGGAATCTGCGATGGTGGAGTTTCTCTCACTAATCACACTGTTCCTGCAGGGTGGAGCTGTTTTACTGGGCTTGGGATTTTGACACTTGATCACAATGGTGACCAATATGGTGATCAATAAGAGAAATGACACAGAGCCCAGACCGATGACCAAATACAGGTTGAGGTCTGAAAAGATGTCATATTCCAGAGGCACCTCAGTCATGTCAGAGTAGGCCTTCATGGCAGTCTCCACTGTGGACAGTTTGATAGTGACTGTAGCAGAGAGAGCAGGTTCTCCGTTGTCCTTGGCAACAACAACCAGTCTGTGATGGCGGGAATCTTTGTAACTGAACATCCTCATAGTCCGGATCTCTCCGTTATATTGGTCCAGACTGAACAAGGTAGCATCAGTCACCTGGAGAAACTGGTAGGTAATCCGAGAGTTGTGCACAGAGTCTGTGTCTAAGGCTATCACCTTGGAAACCAGGGAGCCTTTATCTGTGGATCTTGGGATCTTTTCCTCCACCACCGAGCCGTGTGCGCGCCATGGAGAGACAATAACTGGAGCATTGTCGTTCTGGTCCACAATAATGATGTGTACAGTCACGTTACTGCTGAGTGGAGGAGAACCAGAGTCTCTGGCCTCGATGTGGAAAAGAAACTCCTTTTCAATCTCATAGTCAAAAGTTTTCAGTCCATAAAGATTACCGTTCTCCGGATTGATGGAGAACAGCATGGACATGGAGGTGTTGGCGATCTCCTTCTCTATGATGAAGTAAACTAGGTACTGGTTTTCATGGAGGTCAGGGTCAAACGCAGTCAGTGAGCTGAGCAAGGCCCCAGGTACATTGTTCTCCATCACACGTATTGTATAAAATGACTGAGGGAACTGTGGAACATTGTCATTAACATCCAGCAGCTCTAAAGTCATAGTTTCATTGTCAGATAAAGGAGGAGAACCTCTGTCTGTGACAGTGAAAGTGATGTCATATTCTGGGACCTTCTCACGGTCTAATGGCTCTGATACCACTAATTCATAATAGTTATCAGAGGACTCCCTCAGTTTGAAAGGCATGTTATCTGGAATATGAAGATCTACCACTCCATTATCACCTGAGTCTTTATCACTAACACTAACTACAGCTATCACTGTGTTTAATTCAATGTTTTCACTGACTGGACTCTGAAATGATTTAATAGATAATTCTGGATGGTTGTCATTCATGTCCTCAACTTGAATCTTTATGGTACATTGTCCTGATAAACTGTTTGCTCCTTTGTCTGTTGCTATTACTTCCATATCATAAATTTTGAAATCTTCATAGTTCAACATTCCCTTGACAGTAATTTCTCCTGTTATTGGATTCAAATGAAACAtctcttgtgttttttctgaTGTATACAAACTATATGAATATGTTATATCAGAATTTGACCCTTCATCTAAGTCTGTTGCATTCAGACCAATAACAAGGCTTCCAATGGGAGaattttccattattttaacattataaatTGATTCTTTAAATGTGGGTGCGTTATCATTTGtgtccaaaacacaaacaataacaCTGGCAGTACCCGACCGAGCAGGTGTTCCTCCATCTATAGCTGTGAGAATTAAATTATGAACAGCCTGCTGCTCTCTATCTAATGTCTTTTTCAGGATCAAATCAGCAAACTTAGATCCATCTCTCCCAGTCTGAACctgaatattaaaatattcactttcacTCAGGTGATACGTGTTCACTGAATTGCTTCCAACATCTGGATCAATTGCATTGCTCAGAGAAAATCTCTCTCCTTTTGGTGTCGCTTCAGATATGTCCAGATATATAGTGCCTCTTCTGAACTGAGGGGCGTTGTCGTTCATGTCCAATATTTCTACTTCTAAATTAAAAATTCGCACTGGGTTTTCTAATATTATCTCCAGTCTGAGATAGCAAGATGCCGATGACTTGGTATTGCAAATATATTCTCTATCAATCTTCTCAACAACATACAGGTCCCCTGTCTCTTTGTTCACGTCTAGGTATTTCTTGTTAGCAATGATGTCGAGGCGCATCTTCCTCTGATTCAGCGTTTTAACATCCAGGCCGAGATCGGTTGCAAGGTTAGCGACAACTGATCCTTCTTGCATTTCTTCCGGTATGGAATAATGAGTCCCTGAAGTCGATATGTTTTGAACGAATgaagaaaccaaacaaacagAGAGCACCACGTACCTTTTCAGTGATTCCATTGTTAAATCGGAACCCGTGCTTTAGCGTGAGCCACAACAGCTCAGtccatatatatttgttttcttgtaaCAGCCTTTGTCCCGGACAAAATTAAGATATTTATAACCCCTGTCCCTCAGACAATCTTTGGTTTGAAGAGATTAAGCCGTCATGGAGTGAATTTTCAGGGGCGCGAAGCCATCTTCTGTTATTCCCTaatgtgctccaactacagtgGTTGACGGTCACGGCGTCCATATGCTGGGATTATACTGATAAAACAGCGCCATCTTCATGCTTCTTGCTGACTCTTAAAACTTACTAATGATTACTAATAATTagtcttatttctttatttatttgaattgtgTTCAccaataacatttaaaataacatgcAGTCGTTACAATTAACTAAACAAACCTCATGTtagctttattattttatggcATCTCTAATAAACTTTGGATCTGATTTTATTatcttctttttatatatatataatttttaaacacacactcagtaaTTTGTTAAAATCTTTGTTCCAGggctctgtttttttgtattttttatttttgtgttacaCCTCATTATAGACGTGCATGCCTGAATAAATACTGAGTATTATTTTGTCAAAATTGAAGTTATCTTTCCCCTTTTCTTCCCCCTATATTTTATTTGAGATTATGAATTCAGTTTGTTGTGGCCCTCTATTAAATTCaaagacttaaaaataaaataataaaatgaaatatgtgaatgaatttaaacacatttagtatGCATACAGAATTAGGGATGGGTAGAAATAGAAGTGAACAAAGTTTGCAATTATTATCTCACATGTCTTCATTTGTGTGCTTTAACACAATATCGCATGAAACAAATATTAAGATATGTAGCTTTTCTCAATGagttaatttataaataaattgcaaccaaaagttgtgatttgaattgcatttgcatttttctcttgTAAAATTCTAAAATTGAAAGGAAGCTAAGCGTTAACTGAGAAGTTAAAGCGATTATAATACAAATGAACTGATTCatgattttaaaggaaaatccaTCCAAAATCCTTATTCACTGcagtcaagtttgtttttgtttttttttttttttgtttgtttgtttgttttgatttttttttttttgtgccatgAACATGCTTACTTGTTAGGGCATAAATAATTAACAGAAATTTTAACTAATAAAGCAAGATAAGATTTCACATAAGTGTTGccttgaaaaatatttttctgttgcaCTAAGGTGAGCATTAATATGCTTCAATGGGCGATACTAAATTAGATTAGACCCAAGTTAGTTTTCCATGTAGGAAGTAATGTATAAATTTATGAatctatctaaaaaaaatatgaccTGATATCCAGTCAGGAGAACGCtagaaaataaaattgactATTACCTTAAATATTGTCTAATAAGgtacttttaaaactaaatatgagTTGTAATTGAATGCTGTAAAGAAGTACACTTTATTCCTACCTGCAAAGTAGAAGCTGCTGAGTCACTGGTCTCAGTCAGTCCTGTCCCTCTTGGTAAACTGGACACGATGTATCTGGAGCCCTTTGGCACAGGCTGTCTAACCACCAACTTTCCTTTCCTGGTCTCTGCTAGGAACAGACTGTACCAGTAGGCATCGTTGGAGACCAGAGTGGAGTCTGCGATGGTGGAGTTTCTCTCGCTAATCACACTGTTCCTGCAGGGTGGAGCCGTTTTACTGGGCTTGGGATTTTGACACTTGATCACAATGGTGACCAATATGGTGATCAATAAGAGAAATGACACAGAGCCCAAACCGATGACCAAATACAGGTTGAGGTCTGAAAAGATGTCATATTCCAGAGGCACCTCAGTCATGTCAGAGTAGGCCTTCATGGCGGTCTCCACTGTGGACAGTTTGATGGTGACTGTAGCAGAGAGAGCAGGTTCCCCGTTGTCCTTGGCAACAACAACCAGTCTGTGATGGCGGGAATCTTTGTAACTGAACATCCTCATAGTCCGGATCTCTCCGTTATATTGGTCCAGACTGAACAAGGTAGCATCAGTCACCTGGAGAAACTGGTAGGTAATCCGAGAGTTGTGCACAGAGTCTGTGTCTAAGGCTATCACCTTGGAAACCAGGGAGCCTTTATCTGTGGATCTTGGGATCTTTTCCTCCACCACCGAGCCGTGTGCGCGCCATGGAGAGACAATAACTGGAGCATTGTCGTTCTGGTCCACAATAATGATGTGTACAGTCACGTTACTACTGAGTGGAGGAGATCCAGAGTCTCTGGCCTCGATGTGGAAAAGAAACTCCTTCTCGATCTCATAATCAAAAGTTTTCAGTCCATAAAGATTACCGTTCTCCGGATTGATGGAGAACAGCATGGACATGGAGGTGTTGGCGATCTCCTTCTCTATGATGAAGTAAACTAGGTACTGGTTTTCATGGAGGTCAGGGTCAAACGCAGTCAGTGAGCTGAGCAAGGCCCCAGGTACGTTGTTCTCCATCACACGTATTGTATAAAATGACTGAGGGAATTGTGGGACATTGTCATTAACATCCAGCAGCTCTAAAGTCATAGTTTCATTGTCGGATAAAGGAGGAGAACCTCTGTCTGTGACAGTGAAAGTGATGTCATATTCTGGGACCTTCTCACGGTCTAATGGCTCTGATACCACTAATTCATAATAGTTATCAGATGACTCCCTCAGTTTGAAAGGCATGTTATCTGGAATATGAAGATCTACCACTCCATTATCACCTGAATCTTTATCACTGACACTAACTACAGCTATCACTGTGTTTAATTCAATGTTTTCACTCACTGGACTCTGAAATGATTTGATAGATAATTCTGGATGGTTGTCATTCATGTCTTCAACCAGAATTTTGATTTTACATTGTCCTGATAATGCACTGATTCCTTTATCCGTTGCTACTACTTCCATATCATAAATTCTAAAATCTTCATAATTTAATACACCTTTTACAGTTATTTCTCCTGTGGTGGGATCTAACTGAAATGTCCCCTGCGTTTTTTCCGATGTATACAGACTATAAGAATATATTAACTCTGAATTTGACCCTTCGTCCAAATCTGTGGCATTGAGATGAATAACGAGACTTCCTATTGGAGAATTCTCCATTACGCTGACTTGGTAACTCTCTTGTTCAAATATGGGGGCGTTGTCGTTTGTATCCAAAACATGAACAATGATGCTGGCTGTACCAGAACGAGACGGCACACCGCCATCTACAGCTGTAAGCATTAAATAATGAACAGCTTGCTGCTCTcggtttaaactttttttcaagATCAAATCAGCAAATTTTGACCCATCTCTCCCCGTTTGAATTTCTATTGTGAAGTAATCACTTTCGCTCAAGTGGTACGTTTTTACTGAGTTAGACCCAACGTCTGGATCAACGGCATTGCTCACAGAAAAACGCTCACCAGCCTGCGTAGCTTCTGAAATATCTAAATCTATCCTGTCTCTTCTAAAATGAGGGGCGTTGTCATTTATGTCCATTACCTCTAATTCGATGTAAAATATCCGTTTAGGATTTTCAATTATTGCTTCCATTTTCAGATAACATGACGTTTTTGCGGGACAGAGAGACTCTCTGTCAATTCTCTCCACAATATACAGCTCTCCCGTTTCTTTGTTCACATCCAGGTACTTCCTGTTGGCAATGATCTCTATACGCATTTTCCGCTCCACTAACGTCTTCACATCTAGTCCCAAATCTCCTGCTAGATTTGCAACGACAGAGCCTTCTTCGAGTTCCTCGGGAACCGAATAGTGTGTTACAGCTAAAGTGGATTTTAATGTCACAACGAAGAGAAGAACAGTCGCGACGTACCTTCCCCGTTCAATGCCGAATAAGCCGTTCATTGTTGCTACAGATGTTGGTTTTCTTCAGCATAAATTAAAACCCTCTCACGTATAATTTTAACCTAAACCAAGACTTCTGTTAAATTCCCAAACGAAACAGCTGAAACTGACACATCTTAAAAACCCCAACGCATTCAGCACCAGGAGCTGTTCATTCACTGCTCTCTTGGTCAAATCTGTGAAGGTTGTTATGATGATTTTGACGTCACAGTTGAATGTAGGGCTGGGGAACAGCGCCCCAATCTGGTCGAAACCATCTGACAACTGTCTGTTATATATATAACTGATCGAccataacattaaaacaactgtGAGGACCCATGCCTGGCATTGCCTATTCATGTTACAGTGCATTGTTCAGCTTGGAAAACCTGGATCCTGGCATTAACATGGATGTTACTTTTGCACTTC is part of the Melanotaenia boesemani isolate fMelBoe1 chromosome 7, fMelBoe1.pri, whole genome shotgun sequence genome and harbors:
- the LOC121643480 gene encoding protocadherin beta-13-like, whose product is MESLKRYVVLSVCLVSSFVQNISTSGTHYSIPEEMQEGSVVANLATDLGLDVKTLNQRKMRLDIIANKKYLDVNKETGDLYVVEKIDREYICNTKSSASCYLRLEIILENPVRIFNLEVEILDMNDNAPQFRRGTIYLDISEATPKGERFSLSNAIDPDVGSNSVNTYHLSESEYFNIQVQTGRDGSKFADLILKKTLDREQQAVHNLILTAIDGGTPARSGTASVIVCVLDTNDNAPTFKESIYNVKIMENSPIGSLVIGLNATDLDEGSNSDITYSYSLYTSEKTQEMFHLNPITGEITVKGMLNYEDFKIYDMEVIATDKGANSLSGQCTIKIQVEDMNDNHPELSIKSFQSPVSENIELNTVIAVVSVSDKDSGDNGVVDLHIPDNMPFKLRESSDNYYELVVSEPLDREKVPEYDITFTVTDRGSPPLSDNETMTLELLDVNDNVPQFPQSFYTIRVMENNVPGALLSSLTAFDPDLHENQYLVYFIIEKEIANTSMSMLFSINPENGNLYGLKTFDYEIEKEFLFHIEARDSGSPPLSSNVTVHIIIVDQNDNAPVIVSPWRAHGSVVEEKIPRSTDKGSLVSKVIALDTDSVHNSRITYQFLQVTDATLFSLDQYNGEIRTMRMFSYKDSRHHRLVVVAKDNGEPALSATVTIKLSTVETAMKAYSDMTEVPLEYDIFSDLNLYLVIGLGSVSFLLLITILVTIVIKCQNPKPSKTAPPCRNSVISERNSTIADSTLVSNDAYWYSLFLAETRKGKLVVRQPVPKGSRYIVSSLPRGTGLTETSDSAASTLQTGRDGTKFADLVLKKALDREQQAVHNLILTAVDGGVPTRTGTASIIVRVLDVNDNAPSFDKDK